The Streptomyces aurantiacus genome includes a region encoding these proteins:
- the priA gene encoding bifunctional 1-(5-phosphoribosyl)-5-((5-phosphoribosylamino)methylideneamino)imidazole-4-carboxamide isomerase/phosphoribosylanthranilate isomerase PriA: protein MAKLELLPAVDVRDGQAVRLVHGESGTETSYGSPLEAALAWQRSGAEWLHLVDLDAAFGTGDNRALIAEVARAMDIKVELSGGIRDDDTLAAALATGCTRVNLGTAALETPEWVAKVIAEHGDKIAVGLDVRGTTLRGRGWTRDGGDLYETLERLDKEGCARYVVTDIAKDGTLQGPNLELLKNVCAATDRPVVASGGVSSLDDLRAIAELVPLGVEGAIVGKALYAKAFTLEEALAAVSA, encoded by the coding sequence ATGGCCAAGCTCGAACTCCTCCCCGCCGTCGACGTCCGTGACGGTCAGGCGGTCCGCCTCGTCCACGGCGAGTCCGGTACGGAGACCTCGTACGGCTCTCCTCTGGAGGCGGCCCTCGCCTGGCAGCGGTCGGGCGCCGAGTGGCTGCACCTCGTCGACCTGGACGCCGCGTTCGGCACGGGGGACAACCGCGCCCTGATCGCCGAGGTCGCCCGGGCGATGGACATCAAGGTGGAGCTGTCCGGCGGCATCCGTGACGACGACACCCTCGCCGCGGCCCTCGCCACCGGCTGCACCCGCGTGAACCTCGGCACCGCCGCCCTGGAGACCCCCGAGTGGGTCGCCAAGGTCATCGCCGAGCACGGCGACAAGATCGCGGTCGGCCTCGACGTACGGGGCACCACCCTGCGCGGCCGCGGCTGGACCCGTGACGGCGGCGACCTCTACGAGACGCTGGAGCGCCTCGACAAGGAGGGCTGCGCGCGGTACGTCGTCACGGACATCGCCAAGGACGGCACCCTCCAGGGCCCGAACCTGGAGCTCCTGAAGAACGTGTGCGCGGCGACCGACCGCCCTGTGGTGGCCTCCGGAGGCGTGTCCTCGCTGGACGACCTCCGTGCCATCGCCGAGCTGGTGCCCCTCGGTGTCGAGGGCGCGATCGTCGGAAAGGCCCTGTACGCGAAGGCGTTCACGCTGGAAGAGGCCCTGGCGGCGGTGTCCGCGTGA
- the hisF gene encoding imidazole glycerol phosphate synthase subunit HisF, with translation MTLAVRVIPCLDVDNGRVVKGVNFQNLRDAGDPVEMAKVYDAEGADELTFLDITASSGNRETTYDVVRRTAEQVFIPLTVGGGVRTAEDVDKLLRAGADKVGVNTAAIARPDLIREIAERFGRQVLVLSVDARRTDTGSFEVTTHGGRKGTGIDAVEWAHRAAELGAGEILLNSMDADGTKDGYDIEMIEAVRRHVTVPVIASGGAGRLDDFPPAVAAGADAVLAASVFHFGDLRIGQVKQALREAGHPVR, from the coding sequence ATGACCCTGGCCGTACGAGTCATCCCCTGCCTGGACGTCGACAACGGCCGGGTCGTCAAGGGCGTCAACTTCCAGAACCTGCGCGACGCGGGCGACCCCGTCGAGATGGCCAAGGTGTACGACGCCGAGGGCGCCGACGAGCTGACGTTCCTGGACATCACCGCGTCCTCCGGCAACCGCGAGACCACGTACGACGTGGTGCGCCGCACCGCCGAGCAGGTCTTCATCCCGCTGACGGTGGGCGGTGGCGTCCGTACGGCCGAGGACGTCGACAAGCTGCTGCGCGCGGGCGCGGACAAGGTCGGGGTGAACACCGCGGCCATCGCCCGGCCCGACCTGATCCGCGAGATCGCGGAGCGGTTCGGACGGCAGGTGCTGGTCCTGTCGGTGGACGCGCGCAGGACGGACACCGGCTCCTTCGAGGTGACCACCCACGGTGGCCGCAAGGGGACCGGGATCGACGCCGTGGAGTGGGCGCACCGGGCCGCCGAGCTGGGCGCGGGCGAGATCCTGCTCAACTCCATGGACGCCGACGGCACCAAGGACGGCTACGACATCGAGATGATCGAGGCCGTACGGAGGCACGTCACGGTTCCGGTCATCGCCTCCGGCGGCGCGGGCCGGCTCGACGACTTCCCGCCGGCCGTCGCCGCGGGCGCGGACGCCGTGCTCGCCGCGTCCGTCTTCCACTTCGGAGACCTGCGGATCGGCCAGGTCAAGCAGGCGCTGCGGGAGGCGGGACACCCGGTGCGGTGA
- a CDS encoding RidA family protein, whose translation MSAVRRVTTGAPWEEAFGYSRAVELPNGLVLVSGCTSVVDGQIAGGDPYEQAVNSFNVALAALKQLGLGREDVVRTRMYLTHARDVEDIGRAHKELFDTVRPAASMIIVSGFVDPGLVVEVEVEAYREAPES comes from the coding sequence GTGAGCGCCGTACGACGCGTCACGACGGGCGCCCCCTGGGAGGAGGCCTTCGGCTACTCCCGCGCGGTGGAGCTGCCGAACGGCCTGGTTCTGGTCTCCGGCTGCACCTCCGTGGTGGACGGCCAGATCGCCGGGGGCGACCCGTACGAGCAGGCGGTCAACTCGTTCAACGTCGCGCTGGCGGCCCTGAAGCAGCTGGGCCTCGGCCGCGAGGACGTCGTCCGTACACGCATGTACCTCACGCACGCCCGGGACGTGGAGGACATCGGGCGCGCCCACAAGGAGCTGTTCGACACCGTCCGGCCCGCGGCATCAATGATCATCGTCTCCGGTTTCGTGGACCCCGGTCTGGTGGTCGAGGTCGAGGTGGAGGCGTACCGAGAGGCGCCCGAGTCATGA